A window of Juglans regia cultivar Chandler chromosome 7, Walnut 2.0, whole genome shotgun sequence contains these coding sequences:
- the LOC108995010 gene encoding probable 1-deoxy-D-xylulose-5-phosphate synthase, chloroplastic isoform X2 encodes MALCAFSFPAHVNQATSPDAQRSPSFSSHFTRGANLLCPSQEKLHHVRKRPGGIFASLSERGEYHSQRPPTPLLDTINYPIHMKNLSTKELKQLADELRSDVIFNVSRTGGHLGSSLGVVELTVALHYVFNAPQDKILWDVGHQSYPHKILTGRRDKMHTIRQTNGLSGFTKRSESEFDCFGTGHSSTTISAGLGMAVGRDLKGRNNNVVAVIGDGAMTAGQAYEAMNNAGYLDSDMIVILNDNKQVSLPTASLDGPIPPVGALSSALSRLQSNRPLRELREVAKGVTKQIGGPMHELAAKVDEYARGMISGSGSTLFEELGLYYIGPVDGHNIDDLVAILKEVKSTKTTGPVLIHVVTEKGRGYPYAEKAADKYHGVAKFDPATGKQFKSKAPTQSYTTYFAEALIAEAEVDKDIVAIHAAMGGGTGLNLFLRRFPTRCFDVGIAEQHAVTFAAGLACEGIKPFCTIYSSFMQRAYDQVVHDVDLQKLPVRFAMDRAGLVGADGPTHCGSFDVTFMACLPNMVVMAPSDEAELFHMVATAAAIDDRPSCFRYPRGNGIGVQLPTGNKGIPIEVGKGRILLEGERVALLGYGTAVQSCLGAASLVESHGLSLTVADARFCKPLDRALIRSLAKSHEVLITVEEGSIGGFGSHVAQFMALDGLLDGKTKWRPLVLPDRYIDHGSPSHQLAEAGLTPSHIAATVFNILGQTREALEIMS; translated from the exons ATGGCTCTCTGTGCATTCTCATTTCCTGCCCACGTCAACCAGGCAACATCTCCTGACGCTCAAAGATCACCTTCGTTCTCATCTCACTTTACTCGGGGAGCAAATCTGTTATGCCCATCTCAGGAAAAGCTCCATCAT GTCAGGAAAAGGCCAGGAGGAATTTTTGCATCACTATCAGAGAGGGGGGAGTATCATTCACAGAGACCACCGACTCCACTCTTGGACACAATAAACTATccgattcacatgaaaaatctATCAACTAAG GAGTTGAAACAACTTGCTGATGAACTGCGGTCAGATGTCATCTTTAATGTTTCCAGAACTGGAGGTCACCTAGGCTCGAGCCTGGGTGTTGTCGAGCTCACTGTGGCTCTCCATTACGTCTTTAATGCTCCTCAAGATAAGATATTATGGGATGTTGGTCATCAG TCTTACCCACACAAGATCCTGACTGGGAGAAGAGATAAGATGCACACTATAAGGCAGACAAATGGGTTATCAGGATTCACAAAGCGCTCGGAGAGTGAATTCGATTGCTTTGGTACCGGCCACAGTTCTACCACCATCTCAGCAGGACTGG GAATGGCTGTAGGGAGGGATCTAAAGGGAAGAAATAATAATGTAGTTGCTGTTATTGGTGATGGCGCCATGACAGCGGGGCAAGCTTATGAAGCCATGAACAACGCCGGTTACCTTGATTCTGACATGATTGTTATTCTCAACGACAATAAACAGGTTTCTTTACCTACTGCTAGTCTAGATGGGCCCATACCACCTGTGGGAGCTTTGAGCAGTGCTCTCAGTAGGTTGCAATCTAACAGGCCTCTTAGAGAATTAAGAGAGGTTGCCAAG GGAGTTACAAAACAAATTGGTGGTCCAATGCATGAACTGGCTGCTAAAGTAGATGAATATGCTCGTGGAATGATCAGTGGCTCTGGATCAACTCTGTTCGAAGAGCTTGGACTCTATTATATAGGTCCTGTTGATGGTCACAACATCGATGATCTAGTTGCTATTCTCAAAGAGGTCAAAAGTACTAAAACAACAGGTCCGGTTCTGATCCACGTTGTCACTGAGAAAGGCCGAGGATACCCGTATGCAGAAAAAGCAGCAGACAAGTATCATG GAGTGGCCAAATTTGATCCAGCAACTGGAAAGCAATTCAAGTCCAAGGCTCCTACACAGTCATACACAACATACTTTGCAGAAGCTTTGATTGCAGAAGCAGAAGTGGACAAAGATATTGTTGCAATCCATGCTGCAATGGGAGGTGGAACAGGCTTGAATCTCTTCCTTCGCCGTTTCCCAACAAGATGCTTTGATGTTGGGATAGCAGAACAGCATGCTGTTACCTTTGCCGCAGGTCTGGCCTGTGAGGGCATCAAACCATTCTGTACAATCTACTCATCTTTCATGCAGAGGGCTTATGACCAG GTAGTACATGATGTGGATCTGCAGAAGTTGCCAGTGAGATTTGCAATGGACAGAGCTGGGCTGGTTGGAGCAGATGGTCCCACACATTGTGGGTCTTTTGACGTCACCTTTATGGCCTGCCTCCCCAATATGGTGGTCATGGCTCCTTCTGATGAGGCAGAGCTGTTTCACATGGTTGCCACTGCTGCTGCAATAGATGACCGGCCCAGTTGTTTCCGCTACCCAAGAGGGAATGGGATTGGTGTTCAGCTACCAACGGGGAATAAGGGCATTCCTATTGAG GTTGGAAAAGGCAGGATACTGCTAGAAGGGGAAAGAGTGGCACTCTTGGGCTATGGAACAGCAGTTCAAAGCTGTTTGGGTGCGGCATCTTTAGTGGAATCCCATGGCTTAAGTCTAACAGTTGCAGATGCACGCTTTTGCAAGCCATTGGATCGTGCCCTTATTCGCAGTCTAGCAAAATCACATGAGGTCTTGATTACGGTTGAAGAAGGATCAATTGGGGGATTTGGGTCTCATGTTGCTCAGTTCATGGCCCTTGATGGCCTTCTTGACGGCAAAACAAAg TGGAGACCTCTGGTCCTGCCTGATCGGTACATTGACCATGGATCGCCTTCTCACCAACTGGCGGAAGCTGGTCTTACACCATCTCATATCGCAGCAACAGTGTTCAACATACTTGGGCAAACAAGAGAGGCACTGGAGATCATGtcataa
- the LOC108995010 gene encoding probable 1-deoxy-D-xylulose-5-phosphate synthase, chloroplastic isoform X1 — MALCAFSFPAHVNQATSPDAQRSPSFSSHFTRGANLLCPSQEKLHHVQVRKRPGGIFASLSERGEYHSQRPPTPLLDTINYPIHMKNLSTKELKQLADELRSDVIFNVSRTGGHLGSSLGVVELTVALHYVFNAPQDKILWDVGHQSYPHKILTGRRDKMHTIRQTNGLSGFTKRSESEFDCFGTGHSSTTISAGLGMAVGRDLKGRNNNVVAVIGDGAMTAGQAYEAMNNAGYLDSDMIVILNDNKQVSLPTASLDGPIPPVGALSSALSRLQSNRPLRELREVAKGVTKQIGGPMHELAAKVDEYARGMISGSGSTLFEELGLYYIGPVDGHNIDDLVAILKEVKSTKTTGPVLIHVVTEKGRGYPYAEKAADKYHGVAKFDPATGKQFKSKAPTQSYTTYFAEALIAEAEVDKDIVAIHAAMGGGTGLNLFLRRFPTRCFDVGIAEQHAVTFAAGLACEGIKPFCTIYSSFMQRAYDQVVHDVDLQKLPVRFAMDRAGLVGADGPTHCGSFDVTFMACLPNMVVMAPSDEAELFHMVATAAAIDDRPSCFRYPRGNGIGVQLPTGNKGIPIEVGKGRILLEGERVALLGYGTAVQSCLGAASLVESHGLSLTVADARFCKPLDRALIRSLAKSHEVLITVEEGSIGGFGSHVAQFMALDGLLDGKTKWRPLVLPDRYIDHGSPSHQLAEAGLTPSHIAATVFNILGQTREALEIMS, encoded by the exons ATGGCTCTCTGTGCATTCTCATTTCCTGCCCACGTCAACCAGGCAACATCTCCTGACGCTCAAAGATCACCTTCGTTCTCATCTCACTTTACTCGGGGAGCAAATCTGTTATGCCCATCTCAGGAAAAGCTCCATCAT GTACAGGTCAGGAAAAGGCCAGGAGGAATTTTTGCATCACTATCAGAGAGGGGGGAGTATCATTCACAGAGACCACCGACTCCACTCTTGGACACAATAAACTATccgattcacatgaaaaatctATCAACTAAG GAGTTGAAACAACTTGCTGATGAACTGCGGTCAGATGTCATCTTTAATGTTTCCAGAACTGGAGGTCACCTAGGCTCGAGCCTGGGTGTTGTCGAGCTCACTGTGGCTCTCCATTACGTCTTTAATGCTCCTCAAGATAAGATATTATGGGATGTTGGTCATCAG TCTTACCCACACAAGATCCTGACTGGGAGAAGAGATAAGATGCACACTATAAGGCAGACAAATGGGTTATCAGGATTCACAAAGCGCTCGGAGAGTGAATTCGATTGCTTTGGTACCGGCCACAGTTCTACCACCATCTCAGCAGGACTGG GAATGGCTGTAGGGAGGGATCTAAAGGGAAGAAATAATAATGTAGTTGCTGTTATTGGTGATGGCGCCATGACAGCGGGGCAAGCTTATGAAGCCATGAACAACGCCGGTTACCTTGATTCTGACATGATTGTTATTCTCAACGACAATAAACAGGTTTCTTTACCTACTGCTAGTCTAGATGGGCCCATACCACCTGTGGGAGCTTTGAGCAGTGCTCTCAGTAGGTTGCAATCTAACAGGCCTCTTAGAGAATTAAGAGAGGTTGCCAAG GGAGTTACAAAACAAATTGGTGGTCCAATGCATGAACTGGCTGCTAAAGTAGATGAATATGCTCGTGGAATGATCAGTGGCTCTGGATCAACTCTGTTCGAAGAGCTTGGACTCTATTATATAGGTCCTGTTGATGGTCACAACATCGATGATCTAGTTGCTATTCTCAAAGAGGTCAAAAGTACTAAAACAACAGGTCCGGTTCTGATCCACGTTGTCACTGAGAAAGGCCGAGGATACCCGTATGCAGAAAAAGCAGCAGACAAGTATCATG GAGTGGCCAAATTTGATCCAGCAACTGGAAAGCAATTCAAGTCCAAGGCTCCTACACAGTCATACACAACATACTTTGCAGAAGCTTTGATTGCAGAAGCAGAAGTGGACAAAGATATTGTTGCAATCCATGCTGCAATGGGAGGTGGAACAGGCTTGAATCTCTTCCTTCGCCGTTTCCCAACAAGATGCTTTGATGTTGGGATAGCAGAACAGCATGCTGTTACCTTTGCCGCAGGTCTGGCCTGTGAGGGCATCAAACCATTCTGTACAATCTACTCATCTTTCATGCAGAGGGCTTATGACCAG GTAGTACATGATGTGGATCTGCAGAAGTTGCCAGTGAGATTTGCAATGGACAGAGCTGGGCTGGTTGGAGCAGATGGTCCCACACATTGTGGGTCTTTTGACGTCACCTTTATGGCCTGCCTCCCCAATATGGTGGTCATGGCTCCTTCTGATGAGGCAGAGCTGTTTCACATGGTTGCCACTGCTGCTGCAATAGATGACCGGCCCAGTTGTTTCCGCTACCCAAGAGGGAATGGGATTGGTGTTCAGCTACCAACGGGGAATAAGGGCATTCCTATTGAG GTTGGAAAAGGCAGGATACTGCTAGAAGGGGAAAGAGTGGCACTCTTGGGCTATGGAACAGCAGTTCAAAGCTGTTTGGGTGCGGCATCTTTAGTGGAATCCCATGGCTTAAGTCTAACAGTTGCAGATGCACGCTTTTGCAAGCCATTGGATCGTGCCCTTATTCGCAGTCTAGCAAAATCACATGAGGTCTTGATTACGGTTGAAGAAGGATCAATTGGGGGATTTGGGTCTCATGTTGCTCAGTTCATGGCCCTTGATGGCCTTCTTGACGGCAAAACAAAg TGGAGACCTCTGGTCCTGCCTGATCGGTACATTGACCATGGATCGCCTTCTCACCAACTGGCGGAAGCTGGTCTTACACCATCTCATATCGCAGCAACAGTGTTCAACATACTTGGGCAAACAAGAGAGGCACTGGAGATCATGtcataa
- the LOC108995012 gene encoding heavy metal-associated isoprenylated plant protein 19, producing the protein MAKKKKKDIEATKEVVHAEFKVSMHCNACERTVAKAISKCKGVEKFTTDMNNHKVVATGKFDPQKVLKKLKKKTGKRAEIVVNKAPASSTTTNQSNGPELSVQPKVLAPDDPLLIMFDYCKENELLMMFSDENPNACTIM; encoded by the exons AtggcaaagaagaagaaaaaggacatCGAAGCAACCAAa GAAGTTGTTCATGCGGAATTTAAAGTTTCAATGCACTGCAATGCGTGTGAAAGAACCGTTGCCAAAGCCATCTCCAAGTGTAAAG GGGTGGAGAAGTTTACGACAGACATGAACAACCACAAGGTTGTGGCAACGGGCAAGTTTGATCCTCAAAAAGTGTTgaagaaactaaaaaagaagACAGGGAAGAGAGCAGAGATCGTAGTTAACAAGGCACCTGCAAGCAGTACTACTACTAATCAATCAAACGGACCAGAATTATCCGTACAACCAAAGGTACTTGCTCCGGATGATCCGCTATTAATAATGTTTGATTATTGCAAAGAGAACGAACTGCTAATGATGTTTAGCGATGAGAACCCCAATGCATGTACCATTATGTAG
- the LOC118348971 gene encoding 50S ribosomal protein L33-like, translating to MGNKKKTASIFIRLVSTAGTGFFYVKRKPTKFTEKLEFRKYDPRVNRHVLFKEAKMK from the coding sequence ATGGGAAACAAGAAGAAGACTGCTTCAATTTTCATACGACTTGTATCGACTGCCGGGACTGGGTTCTTCTATGTGAAGAGGAAACCTACTAAGTTCACCGAGAAGCTGGAATTCAGGAAATATGATCCTCGGGTTAATCGTCATGTTTTGTTCAAGGAAGCAAAAATGAAGTGA